In Phaseolus vulgaris cultivar G19833 chromosome 7, P. vulgaris v2.0, whole genome shotgun sequence, the genomic stretch TTACTAAATACCTGTGAAGTTGTCGAGAGAAGAGAAAATCATGCATTTATTTATGAATGAGAATGAAAATGCAATGAATGAGTAAAATCGGTGCAAAGTTAATGATCATGCTATATAACACTGTTTTCTGCTTCCAATTATTGTATTGCATTATTATTGAAACTGACCATTACCTAATTTATCACTTTATATATAAGGATGAAGCACTGGCAATTGATATGAttctgtatatatatatatatgtgtttaATCCTCAGAAACAAGAGGGTAAGATTCATTCTTCATCCTTCATCATCAAATCATGGAGTTTTTGGGTGTTGAAGGTGAGTCTGAAAAGCTAAAGGCAATTTTTCTGCCTTCAATAACGAAGAGTCATCTTGTTCCCCTTGTAGACATAGCTCGGATCTTCGCCATGCATGGTGTGGATGTCACCATAATCACCACACCAGCAAACATTGCCATTTTTCAAAGCTCCATCGACCGTGACGCCAGCCGTGGCAGCTCCATTCGAACCCATCCCGTCAAGCTACTGCACGTGGCGGGTGTGCCAGAAGGAGTGGAAACCATCAATTTTTCCGTTGCAGGAGACATAGCAATCAAACTCTTGGAGGCACTCGGCAAGACTCTCCAAACTCAATTCCCACAACTCTTCCACCAATTCAAACCCGATTTCATAGTCTCCGACATGTTCCACACCTGGAGTGTCGATGCTGCAGCTGAATTCGGAATTCCGAGGCTCATATACGTTGGTTCAACCTTCTTCGCTCACTGTGTAATGGACTCTCTCGAACGGTTTGAGCCTCACAAGAAGGTGGATTCGGAAGATCAGAGCTTTTTGATTCCGGGGTTACCCTACAACTTGGAGATGACAAGCTCGCAGATACCCGAACGGTTTAAAACACCCACCGATTACTCCTACGTAATGAAAAGGTAATCATACATTAAAAatacacaattttttatataaccaTATTACAACCTTcaacattattatattataaaattatgttaCAATTATCAaaacttaataaataatttttaacttaaaCACTTTATTTTTACGTGTGAAGAGGAATTTCTGAATTTCATATAAACTTATCGTATCAAAGAACTATATACAATTCTAACGGTTTTCAATCAATCATTTATCTTAATGAATAGAGTTAAGGAATCAGAGAAAAGGAGCTACGGATCTCTGTTCAAAAGCTTTTATGCATTTGAAGGACCTTACGAGGAACTCTACAAGACAATCATGGGGACCAAGAGTTGGAACGTGGGACCCATTTCTTCCTGGGTGAACCAAGATGCTTCGGATAAGAGTGCAAGGGGGCATGGCAAAGAGGTGGAAGAAGGTTGGCTTTCATGGCTTGATTCAAAGCAGAAGGGCTCTGTTGTGTACGTGTGTTTTGGGAGCATGAAGAACAACTTCTCTGGCACGCAGATTGCAGAAATAGCTCACGGGCTTGAAGATTGTGGGCATGATTTCATGTGGGTGGTGGGGGAAATTGACGAGGGTCAAAGTAGGGCTCTTGTGGAGGAGTTTGAGAAGAGGGTGGAAGCGAGCAAGAAGGGTTATCTGATATGGGGTTGGGCTCCACAGCTTCGCATTCTGGAGCACCCTGCTGTTGGAGGCATGGTGACTCATTGTGGGATGAACACGGTTATGGAGACGGTGGATGCGGGGTTGCCGATGGTGACGTGGCCTCTGTATGCAGAACAGTTCTTCAATGAAAGGTTGCTGGTGGATGTGCTGAAAATCGCAGTGGCGGTTGGAGCAAAAGAGTGTAAAGATTGGGCTGATTTTGGGAATGAGATTGTTGGGAGGGAGAAGATAACAAAGGCGATTGGTTTATTGATGGGTGGAGGAGAAGAGTGTGAAGAAGTGAGAAGGAGAGTGAAAGCGCTTAGCGAGGAGGCGAAGAAAGCAATCCAGATTGGTGGCTCTTCTTACAACAATTTGAAAGATGTTATTCAAGAGATGAAGTCATTAAAACTTGAAAAGCTGAACTCAAAAGTTGAGGAGCCTGTCGCTTAGGGAGATGAAGTCATTAAACTTCAGTATTTGGTTTGGTTGTTACTGGCTACTATGTGGTTAATATCTCCTATGTCTGTAAGCATGAAGAACTTGTTCTTGTCATCCTAtgtttaattctttttattgtGTTAATTCcataaacacattttttttcagtttttattaaaattgagctcttaaaacattttttaagtgAGCACGatattgattttaatattttaagaaagttGGCCATGGAAAGCCCAACTTCCTTTTAttgctttttaatattttattttagaaaacaaCCATTGAATGATTATTGCAAAAAAATTTGTACACTGCACACATAATAACACTATTCAACAaccctttataataatattataatatttaaaattacaaatgaaaatggttaaaatatttttttttatgttaagatTATGTGTTTTATGTACGTAGTGTCAAGTATCAGAGATGGTGTTATAAAACTTTATTCCTTTTGTAAATAACCTTTAGATTTAGGAAAACGTTTTTTTAACACCTCTCTGTCAAGTTACACACTCTTAACGTTTGAAACGTGGAAATGGTGGGTGATGTGATAATGATATTGTTGTAAATGTTATGATGGTTATATGGCTTTGGGAGATAGAAAGGGAAGAACGTAGGGTTTGAAAACGGTGTGAGAAGTTGAATTTTCTCAACACGGAGGAAGAAGGCGGTGTTGAAATTGAGAGGTTGGTGGTGACATTGAGGTCGGTGGTGACGTCCAGCGCCTCGCCGAGATTGTTGTTGTTCAGGAACAACTCCAACCCTAAACAGTAAGGATCGCATGCGGTCGTTGTCGTGGACGATGGCGCGGAATTGGTCGGCGTTGAAACAAATCCACACGACTCTCAAAATGTTGTTAGAAATGTCGGTGTAAGGCCCTTCGCCATGATGACTGCTTATCCAACCACAGGTTCCTCCACAACGCAAAATTGGTTACCcgtgtgtctgtaagtggttacttatgtAACGTTTATGGCcacccactcttcatgaaaaaaaaagtcaattctttttaataagaaccatatattacatcggttagatgacTTAACCGGTGTAATAACCCTACCAGAACTTGTTACT encodes the following:
- the LOC137830699 gene encoding soyasapogenol B glucuronide galactosyltransferase-like, which codes for MEFLGVEGESEKLKAIFLPSITKSHLVPLVDIARIFAMHGVDVTIITTPANIAIFQSSIDRDASRGSSIRTHPVKLLHVAGVPEGVETINFSVAGDIAIKLLEALGKTLQTQFPQLFHQFKPDFIVSDMFHTWSVDAAAEFGIPRLIYVGSTFFAHCVMDSLERFEPHKKVDSEDQSFLIPGLPYNLEMTSSQIPERFKTPTDYSYVMKRVKESEKRSYGSLFKSFYAFEGPYEELYKTIMGTKSWNVGPISSWVNQDASDKSARGHGKEVEEGWLSWLDSKQKGSVVYVCFGSMKNNFSGTQIAEIAHGLEDCGHDFMWVVGEIDEGQSRALVEEFEKRVEASKKGYLIWGWAPQLRILEHPAVGGMVTHCGMNTVMETVDAGLPMVTWPLYAEQFFNERLLVDVLKIAVAVGAKECKDWADFGNEIVGREKITKAIGLLMGGGEECEEVRRRVKALSEEAKKAIQIGGSSYNNLKDVIQEMKSLKLEKLNSKVEEPVA